The genomic segment aaaacataatataacttagatatatactaatatattagttaattagttatatagtaatttttaatatctttttcttattatatttaagtttttattcGCTGTTGAAAAGTAGTACTCTTGCGTGATACTGTGCGCTGCACACGAACTTTTGACACCCCACTGTATATAGATGTTCTAGTGTATAGTCGCTGGGAAAGAATGCGATTATTCTGTGCTTGCCGCAAGCAATTGTTAAGGACGAGATCACTATTCTCAATGGGAaattaaagggaaaaaatACGACGAAAACTTTGACATGATCTGAGGCGACTTCTTCGAGGGGACAGACACATCAGACCAACAACGGAGTATGTACCTCACCAGACGTGCCTGGCACCCAATACCCAGCTCTGGGCTGCGCCCTGCTGAGGATTTGAGGTACGAATCCCCCGTCGTGCGCAAAGGCCGTGAAACGTCACCAGGGACCCTCTGAGGTGGAGAAACGTGGAAGGGCACACACTGGAGAGTGGCATTGAGCACCAGAGGCCCCCGGCCGGCAGCGACGGGAAGACCCTTGTCGTCTGAACGCAGCCCGTCCGCTAGGAACATTTGATGATATTGACTTCTCGACCGAAGAGCTTCACAGCCCACGAGAATCTCCCGTCGATTGAGGGGTGTCTGCAATGGATTCATTATTCATGTTTTGAAGgtctactactattagtattatagaaaCCTCTCGGGGTGAACTGAATGTCAACAAAGCAAGCCAATGACCTCATGTCACCATCCCCTGCTGTCGGTTGACTTCAACATGCGAAACCAACTCCGCGAAACACAATTCTCATCGAGCTGTGGTATCATCGCTACAAATGCTGTCACGAACGAAAAACTTCCATCGCTCTAGCCGCCCTTGAATCCTACACAAAATGGGATATACCGCACTCTGACATTGAAAGACCGGCCAAGACAAGCACACCAGAGTGGCCAGGCCCTTCTTTTCAATCCAAAACAACGCTTGCTGTCGAGATTCAAAGTCCATCCGCCTAGAATGCATCTTCGAATGGACAATCGACGCTTTCGTGTCCATCTCTCTCACATAGGGCACACCACTTGGAGACGTCGACAATTCCGCTCTCCTTTCCAGCCACAGGGCCGGAATCCATCGGATTTGGGAAGATCTTGACGGTCGGCGGAGGAGCAAGCGGCTTAGACTTGATTGGCGATAGAGGAGCCGGTTTGTCTTCGGCGGGGATGGGCTTCAGTTCCTCCTTGATGGCCTTGCCGGCATCGCCGTTGGTCTTGCCACCCTCGTTGCCAAACATATTGGTGCAAGTAAGGATATCGTGTCCGCCAGTCTCGCAAATTTCGCACCAAAGAGTACTATTATCCGTGACTGACGAGTAGGCGTCACTTTCGGGCATCGTGTCCAGTGTACGAACACGCTTGTGCGTCGTCGTGGGAGACTGGGGCTCGCTGTTGCGCATCAAGATGACGGTATCTCGAGAATCGCGCAATGAAGAACGCTGCGCACCGCCGTTGGCCAGAGGTCCGGTGAGCTGAGTCGTGACGCTTCCCCTACGAAGTCTCTCCACTTCCCGCTCGAGCTCCTCCTCGCGACGGCTCTTGTCTTTCACGACATCATTGAGCTCTGCCAGCTCGAGCTCCAGCCTTTCACGAGCCACTGCGTTCTCGCGTACGGAGGGGTCCTCAGCTTTGTCGGCCCCAGGAACAGAATCGCGACTGAGAGAGTGGATGATCGCCTTAAGACCCCGAATCTCATCTTCCTTCTGCTCCAATTCCTTGGAAATGGAGCCACGGTCTCCGTTGCTTGGACCTGTGGTGCCGTTCATTCCGGCTGATGCCTTTTCGCGCTCCCTGCGCAGCTCAGTTCGTGTACGCTCGACTTCACCACGGAGGAATTCGACCTCCCCTCTTGCTTCCGCTTCACCGCGTCGTGCGTCCTCGAGACCCTCTTCGAGCTCTTGAACCAACTCCTCAAGCTGCTTCAACTGACGAGCTACCGAATCTACGTCATCCGTCCGCGATTCGAGCTCACGCATTTCCATCATCAACTCATCGATGCGCTTTTCGTATACTCGTTCGGTTTCGGAACTAGCCATTTCGAGGGTGTCGATGGTGCTTCGGAAGTCGGCTCGGTGTGCGTCGAACTCGGCAGTGAGCATCGCAATCTTCTCATTCTTTTCTCTGACCAATGCGCGAAGTTGCATCGAGTCCTTATCGTCGAGACTGTTGCGCTTGGGTGCTGACAGATCCGAACTCTCCATAAGAGTCTGAAGCTCGGTCAAACTGCTCTCCATCTCTGCCAACGTAGATGCTTGATCCCTCAACTGCCTTTCACGGTCGTCCAGTTGTGCTCTAAGCCGGTCAACCTCGTCGTCGTTCTGAGCTCGTGACGCGGCCCTTGAGCCGGCTCCAGCCCGCGATGGTACTCTGAACTTGGAGCTGTAGGAAGATACCGAATTGGTGCTCCCATTGGTCTGTGTTCGCTGCAGAGTGGCTGGTGGCTGGGGCATCGGCTCTTCGTCAAACATTGACGTTTGGCCAAGGGCAGAGGCACTGCGCGGACCAACACTTGGCTTCCTATCCAATCGTGAACCTTTGCTCGGGTCTCCAGCCGTTCCACGAACGCTCTGCGCGAAGCGATTCGGGGCAGGAGAGCTGTATTTGGAAGGCACCTTTCCGGGTGTCGCCAGTGATGGTCTCGGTCCTGGGGTCATCTGTAATTTTCGTACAGGCGACTCCGGGCGTACAGAGGGCCTGCTCATCGACTTCTTCAGTTGAGGACTGACTGATCGGCCGGGGGCAACGCCAGGGCCAACAGATTTGCTGAATAGCGGCACTGACGGCGTCGGAGGTGTGTTCGTGGAGTTCTGCGTGCCGACCTTGAGACCGCCCATGGTGCTGGCAGTGGGAGTGTGAGGAAACGAGCTGGAAGACGAGCCCGGAGGAGAGTCTCGTCTCACGGCTTTGTTGAGAGGGAGAAAGATGCCTGCGCCAGGAAGAGTCGTAGTAAAGTAGGAAACACTAGATGCAGTCAGGCGCGAATGTTATTGACAAACTGGTTGGGCGCAAACTTACCCTTCCACTTCGCCCGAGTTCTTGCCCCGCTGAGAGAACTCGGGATGCAGCTCGACACCAGCAAAAGTGCCCTTCTTTCCATCCACCGAACCAATAAAACGGACAGTGCCTAACATGTTGCCCGGGACTTCAACGACATCGCCGAGAACGAAATCGGTCCCGGCCCTACCGGGCGTGGCGGGTGGCATTTTGCGATCGGGCGACTCGGCTAGCACGCTGTTGTAGGCATAGGACTCGCTTACATCGGGGATGGAGGCGAGAGACTTGGGAGTAAGAGCAGCCAAGGAGGATTTGCGCGGAAGCGATTGATGGGAGGGCGTAAGTCGCGAATGTGTGTTGTAGAGGGAATTAAGACTGGGAGAGGAAGCGGTTGTGGAGGAGGCGAAGTTGCTAGTGAAGCTGGTAGCTTTGCGAAGAGTTCGCGGCGGGTGGGCAAGACTTCTATGGGTCGGCGCGTATGCGGCGGTCGCTGTTGTTGTGGTGACGGACATGATGAACAGTCAGGTCGGGTCGATTTGGGTGTTTAAGGCCAGACGGGTCCAGAAGATTATTGGGCGCGGGTGCTCGCGTACAGGGTGCCAGCCAGTAATGCGACCGCTAGATTGCGCACCGGATGGCAGCTTTACTGGCCTTGGCTCACTACTAGGCGGCGCGGGTAAGACCAGGTTCCAggttgtggtggtggtgttgatTCCCGAACGCCCCACTCGTCGCCcgcaaggtaaggtatcttgGGGCCAACGTCAACTAAGGTTGCTTGCCTTAGTCGCAATTGCAGCCGAGCAGCGAATGAGAGGCGCGAGGCAGGCCGTGTTGGGCGATAGAACGGGAGGGTTAATTCGTAAATATCTGACAGCCTTGGGTGGGAAAGGCAAGCGCAAAGACGTGGCGGACAGGACAAATTTCGGTCGATTGGGCGGTAGGCAGTAAACTGACAGATAGACAGGCGGACGCTATACCGAAAGAGCGCTAAGAGCTAAAGAACCGTGAGGTGTGATCGTCTCGGGGCCTTGGGCGTGTCTTTGACGTGGAGAATGATTTGTCTCTAACAGTCGTCGCGAGTTCGTCTTTCAATGAGCCTGACAGATCATCTGACAGCTCCGAACAGCTTGACCAGCGCCGACTGATACCAAGGGTTCCGTATGAGTCGCAGGAAGagcgaaagagagagagagagagagaggcccGGGCAAAGATACCAGGGCAGTCGGCAACGACGGCGACGATGAGAAGATGAAGGACAAAAGAAGCCCGACGCAAGCAAAAGAGTTAAAGTGGTCGCCAGACGAGGGGCTTTTTGTGACGCTCTGAGCCTCCTTTCCCCTTGTGAGCCCTTGTGAGAGAGCACGGCCGTCCTGACTCCTTGGGATGGGGTCTCAGACGTTGACCACTTATGGTTCAGCTCTTTAGGTAAGGATCCGTAGACCAGCGAGATGCAGGGGTGATGGATGTCAAGGGGAGCGGGAAATGGGTTGGTGATCCGTCAGTTGGAGTAGCGTTACCCTTGCGGTGGGATCAGGTACCGTGACGGAGGTGTGTGTGGTCGTTGGAAGGTGGTATTCTCGGGCGAATACTCAATACTCTGTAATTGAAGTGAGGACTGAAGTGAGGACTGAAGAGAGGTAGGAGTCGCAAATTCGCAAATGAGGTGGGATGGCGGGATGGTGGGATGGTGGGATGCAAAGAATGACAAGAGCAAGACACATACGCCGTGGCACACGGGCTGAGAAGAAAGAGGCGAGACAGACGGAAGACTGGAAGACGAATGATTGGGAAGGAGAGAGCTATATCTGAGTTGGGACGAGACAAAACGAGCAAGACTCAACTGTGTCTGCGTCTGCGTTGGTCTTCTTGGTTTTGGTCTCGTCAGGTCGGGCACATTCCACAGCTGTCTCTTTGTATCGCGGAGCAACAGCTCAGCTACTTGTTTACGTGGATCCCGATTCAGTCCTTCGCTGGACTGGACAGGCAGCTTcgtctaccttaccttaccagGTCTTGAAGCTTCATGAGGTGACGAGGTACCTAAAGGTAGGGGATCGAGTAGATGCCCGCCTGCAATTGGGCCATCAGCCTGCATCGCTCCTTCATCTTCCCCATCACACATCGTAGCGCGGCCGCAGATCTCACAAAAAAAAGACCCTGGAACGTCGAGAAGACACAAAAGGAGGCTCGTCAGTGGCCCCAGCTGCTCCCCATTCCCCTCGCGGTTGCCATGACGCTGTCGTAGCTTTGCATCGTCCGAACCGGTGGCTGCTTAACGCTGCATGCAGACAGCGGAGGTGTATGTAGACGCCCAGCCCAGTCCAGCAGGGGCAGTTTGACCGCCTACATGCACCTCAACGTGTTCGACGTCTGAGGAGTATCCGTACAGAACCTGTCTCTTCCTCACGCCGCCGTTGCTCGTTGCCATGCAGCGGGTGGTT from the Colletotrichum lupini chromosome 3, complete sequence genome contains:
- a CDS encoding CAP-Gly domain-containing protein, encoding MSVTTTTATAAYAPTHRSLAHPPRTLRKATSFTSNFASSTTASSPSLNSLYNTHSRLTPSHQSLPRKSSLAALTPKSLASIPDVSESYAYNSVLAESPDRKMPPATPGRAGTDFVLGDVVEVPGNMLGTVRFIGSVDGKKGTFAGVELHPEFSQRGKNSGEVEGVSYFTTTLPGAGIFLPLNKAVRRDSPPGSSSSSFPHTPTASTMGGLKVGTQNSTNTPPTPSVPLFSKSVGPGVAPGRSVSPQLKKSMSRPSVRPESPVRKLQMTPGPRPSLATPGKVPSKYSSPAPNRFAQSVRGTAGDPSKGSRLDRKPSVGPRSASALGQTSMFDEEPMPQPPATLQRTQTNGSTNSVSSYSSKFRVPSRAGAGSRAASRAQNDDEVDRLRAQLDDRERQLRDQASTLAEMESSLTELQTLMESSDLSAPKRNSLDDKDSMQLRALVREKNEKIAMLTAEFDAHRADFRSTIDTLEMASSETERVYEKRIDELMMEMRELESRTDDVDSVARQLKQLEELVQELEEGLEDARRGEAEARGEVEFLRGEVERTRTELRREREKASAGMNGTTGPSNGDRGSISKELEQKEDEIRGLKAIIHSLSRDSVPGADKAEDPSVRENAVARERLELELAELNDVVKDKSRREEELEREVERLRRGSVTTQLTGPLANGGAQRSSLRDSRDTVILMRNSEPQSPTTTHKRVRTLDTMPESDAYSSVTDNSTLWCEICETGGHDILTCTNMFGNEGGKTNGDAGKAIKEELKPIPAEDKPAPLSPIKSKPLAPPPTVKIFPNPMDSGPVAGKESGIVDVSKWRMDFESRQQALFWIEKKGLATLVCLSWPVFQSMIPQLDENCVSRSWFRMLKSTDSRGCSPRETPLNRREILVGCEALRSRSQYHQMFLADGLRSDDKGLPVAAGRGPLVLNATLQCVPFHVSPPQRVPGDVSRPLRTTGDSYLKSSAGRSPELGIGLYNGPPESRVPRKRILGSALLGRGPYRSTTDLRQRPRQPVSFLPTLVTGGKASKQWHSTQHSSKTDDCGISLVCNTSASTSTIRELDDNSLDYRIMAQIFLDVLYSFGNCLNCFPGSPTLKINSRSFKILRLLGEGGFSYVYLVQDTQTAEEFALKKIRCPFGAESVAQAMKEVDAYRLFARSPGIIHGVDHAIATERGGEPGSKTVYVLLPYYRRGNLQDLINANLVNHTAFPERRLMLLFLGVCKALREMHHYTGGGGQSSSQPAAMERMEMGNGDEDDQGAGPKRKKSGKKNKGGKRVSSMAAAAGADEEDENEQQRPLMEGETPGSGDVKSYAHRDIKPGNIMIDDSGSNPILMDLGSIAPSPIPITSHSLAIAVQDTAAEHSTMPYRAPELFDVRTGTVIDTKVDIWSMGCTLYACLVGKSPFEARSDETGGSLSMCVLGGDWRFPDEGIKRTGTSGGMKGKAAATADAGAGAGEVKISEPIRDVVRKCLNVEPTERPDIDELIDLTDSKDERNQEACAKSDVLYNDVSSFYYSQGRFDGLHVTTAF